The Cellulomonas fulva genome includes a window with the following:
- a CDS encoding lysylphosphatidylglycerol synthase transmembrane domain-containing protein, producing MSARRSPGAASAPSPAADAHVDAHVDLPELVTARQVVEPPDEGETPEQQRERAAAEADRIVVDDQPTVRVHHPSDLIGAVMSGLGIALVMVLATYAQHTTTGVAEDVQGFAALLRRILFVPVQVLEGVVTLAVPIAVGIELAVRRLGRQLIEALVAAVIAVVLTWLAIVLVQEVGSEALVRGMSVLLSGTWTLTIPPYVAMLAGLLTVSGPRSRRRTVAWSWNLLWVAIAVLLVTAGVSLPGLAVALLIGRLTGLGVRYVSGARSERAYGARLLAGIRRAGYEPVRLRRIDPDRPASDEADDEPVAGPTSTASTLADTVEHAERADGDAASRALVRSTGYRAYELSTEDGQRLDLVVIDGDRQVVGMVSRVWRSIRLRGLEGRSVQSLRQTAERTALLGYAARSAGVRTPELLRVAEVDDSMLLVQARPGRAVPLSDLPDDVLSDELLREVWAQLRTAHDAGIAHRELSSDTILVEDVVGRPMVWIVGWESGYVASSELARRMDLTQLLALLALRVGVDRALQSAAHSLSDDDIAAIGPLLQGIALPELTRSQLRGHKKVLEDLRTAIVARIPEADVEPQQLVRFGARTVLTIIVPIVAILFVVTRVNIDEISAALASSDWRFTVLAFLLGMLTLVGASLALMAFSPVRLPVWLTHVVQAAASFVALAAPAGIGPAALNLRLLTRRGVSTTLAAATVAMVQVSQFVVTILLLVVLSLASGGQESELPISPTVLLAIALVAAVVAASLLVPKVRQWVLAKIRPTLRQIWPRLVDILGRPWRLVVAVTGNLVMTLGYVLAFDACLAAFGQEASLIQVAIVYLAGNTAGALVPTPGGMGAIEVALAASLTAVTGINPGVATSIAVLFRVVTFWVRIPIGWVAMRYLQRTGEL from the coding sequence ATGTCTGCGCGCAGGTCACCGGGGGCCGCGTCGGCGCCCTCGCCGGCGGCCGACGCCCACGTCGACGCCCACGTCGACCTGCCGGAGCTGGTGACCGCCCGCCAGGTGGTCGAGCCGCCCGACGAGGGTGAGACGCCCGAGCAGCAGCGCGAGCGCGCGGCCGCCGAGGCGGACCGGATCGTCGTCGACGACCAGCCGACCGTGCGCGTGCACCACCCGAGCGACCTCATCGGCGCGGTGATGTCCGGCCTCGGCATCGCGCTCGTCATGGTCCTGGCCACCTACGCGCAGCACACCACCACGGGTGTGGCCGAGGACGTGCAGGGGTTCGCGGCGCTGCTGCGGCGCATCCTGTTCGTCCCCGTGCAGGTGCTCGAGGGCGTGGTGACGCTCGCGGTCCCGATCGCGGTGGGCATCGAGCTCGCGGTGCGTCGCCTGGGCCGGCAGCTGATCGAGGCGCTGGTCGCCGCGGTGATCGCGGTGGTGCTGACCTGGCTCGCGATCGTGCTGGTGCAGGAGGTCGGCTCCGAGGCGCTGGTCCGCGGCATGTCCGTGCTGCTCAGCGGCACCTGGACGCTCACCATCCCGCCCTACGTCGCGATGCTCGCCGGCCTGCTCACGGTGAGCGGCCCGCGGTCCCGCCGCCGCACCGTCGCCTGGTCCTGGAACCTGCTCTGGGTCGCGATCGCCGTGCTGCTCGTGACCGCCGGCGTCTCGCTGCCGGGCCTCGCGGTGGCGCTGCTGATCGGGCGGCTGACCGGTCTGGGCGTCCGCTACGTCTCCGGCGCGCGCAGCGAGCGCGCCTACGGCGCCCGCCTGCTCGCCGGCATCCGCCGGGCGGGCTACGAGCCCGTCCGGCTGCGCCGCATCGACCCGGACCGGCCGGCGTCCGACGAGGCCGACGACGAGCCGGTGGCCGGCCCGACGAGCACCGCCAGCACCCTGGCCGACACGGTCGAGCACGCCGAGCGCGCCGACGGCGACGCCGCGTCCCGCGCCCTCGTGCGGTCCACCGGCTACCGCGCCTACGAGCTCTCCACCGAGGACGGCCAGCGGCTCGACCTCGTCGTGATCGACGGCGACCGCCAGGTCGTCGGCATGGTGTCGCGCGTCTGGCGCTCGATCCGGCTGCGCGGCCTCGAGGGACGCTCGGTGCAGTCGCTGCGGCAGACCGCCGAGCGCACCGCCCTGCTCGGGTACGCCGCGCGCTCCGCCGGGGTGCGGACGCCGGAGCTGCTGCGCGTCGCCGAGGTCGACGACTCGATGCTGCTGGTGCAGGCGCGCCCCGGCCGCGCGGTCCCGCTCAGCGACCTGCCCGACGACGTGCTCAGCGACGAGCTGCTGCGCGAGGTCTGGGCCCAGCTGCGCACGGCCCACGACGCGGGCATCGCCCACCGCGAGCTCTCGTCGGACACGATCCTGGTCGAGGACGTCGTGGGACGGCCGATGGTGTGGATCGTGGGCTGGGAGTCCGGCTACGTCGCCTCGTCGGAGCTGGCGCGGCGCATGGACCTGACCCAGCTCCTGGCGCTGCTCGCGCTGCGCGTCGGCGTGGACCGCGCGCTCCAGTCCGCCGCGCACTCGCTGTCCGACGACGACATCGCCGCGATCGGCCCGCTCCTGCAGGGCATCGCGCTGCCCGAGCTCACGCGCAGCCAGCTCCGCGGGCACAAGAAGGTCCTCGAGGACCTGCGCACCGCGATCGTCGCGCGCATCCCCGAGGCCGACGTCGAGCCGCAGCAGCTCGTCCGGTTCGGCGCCCGCACCGTCCTGACGATCATCGTGCCGATCGTCGCGATCCTGTTCGTCGTCACGCGCGTCAACATCGACGAGATCTCCGCAGCGCTGGCCTCGAGCGACTGGCGCTTCACGGTGCTCGCGTTCCTGCTCGGGATGCTCACCCTGGTCGGGGCGAGCCTGGCCCTCATGGCGTTCTCGCCCGTGCGCCTCCCCGTCTGGCTCACGCACGTGGTGCAGGCGGCCGCGAGCTTCGTCGCCCTGGCCGCGCCCGCCGGCATCGGGCCGGCGGCGCTGAACCTGCGGCTGCTGACCCGCCGCGGGGTGTCGACCACGCTCGCGGCCGCGACCGTCGCCATGGTCCAGGTGAGCCAGTTCGTCGTCACGATCCTGCTCCTGGTCGTGCTCTCGCTGGCCTCCGGCGGGCAGGAGTCCGAGCTCCCGATCTCACCGACCGTGCTGCTCGCCATCGCGCTGGTGGCCGCCGTCGTCGCCGCGTCGCTGCTGGTGCCGAAGGTGCGCCAGTGGGTGCTCGCGAAGATCCGGCCGACGCTGCGGCAGATCTGGCCGCGGCTGGTCGACATCCTGGGCCGGCCGTGGCGCCTCGTCGTCGCCGTGACCGGCAACCTGGTCATGACGCTCGGGTACGTGCTCGCGTTCGACGCGTGCCTCGCCGCGTTCGGCCAGGAGGCGAGCCTCATCCAGGTCGCGATCGTCTACCTGGCGGGCAACACCGCCGGGGCGCTGGTCCCGACGCCGGGCGGCATGGGC
- a CDS encoding HdeD family acid-resistance protein codes for MTTIDETGRELRALWWLPVLRGVVLLLLGLLMLFHPLETLAAITWVFGVFAVLDGVLILLQAFVDRAKGVMWWQVLGGLIVIGLGVVVMVWPKPTVLVLFYLVAAWILAVGLFGLVGSVVLHKRAEQTWFVALAFGLVNLVIGLLLVLNPQTSLSVVMILTGVFALVGGVLLLVSGLAARSLGKQLAP; via the coding sequence GTGACGACGATCGACGAGACGGGCCGCGAGCTGCGCGCCCTGTGGTGGCTTCCGGTCCTGCGCGGCGTGGTCCTGCTGCTGCTCGGTCTGCTCATGCTGTTCCACCCGCTCGAGACGCTCGCGGCGATCACCTGGGTGTTCGGGGTGTTCGCGGTCCTGGACGGCGTGCTGATCCTGCTGCAGGCGTTCGTGGACCGCGCCAAGGGGGTCATGTGGTGGCAGGTCCTGGGCGGCCTGATCGTGATCGGGCTCGGCGTCGTCGTCATGGTCTGGCCCAAGCCGACCGTGCTCGTGCTGTTCTACCTGGTCGCCGCGTGGATCCTGGCCGTCGGCCTGTTCGGGCTGGTCGGGTCGGTGGTGCTGCACAAGCGCGCCGAGCAGACGTGGTTCGTCGCCCTCGCGTTCGGCCTGGTCAACCTGGTGATCGGCCTGCTGCTGGTGCTCAACCCGCAGACGTCCCTGTCCGTCGTGATGATCCTCACCGGCGTGTTCGCACTGGTTGGCGGCGTGCTCCTGCTGGTCAGCGGACTCGCGGCCCGCTCCCTCGGCAAGCAGCTGGCTCCCTGA
- a CDS encoding CPBP family intramembrane glutamic endopeptidase, with translation MRRRLTVEIWIVLGLSLGRSAVYAMVNMLDRLTAGPPLADQSTTINQTINARPWLDVIYQLLAIGFALVPVALALYLLSAHGRSAVRQIGLTFARPWRDLGIGVGLAAAIGVPGLGLYAIGRVLGITVQVQPTTIDDHWWTIPLLILLALKNALLEEVVVVGYLMERLRTLRWSVPAIIAASALLRGTYHLYQGWGAFAGNVVMGVVFAWYYHRSRRVMPLVVAHTVMDLTVFVGYALIPPDWIAAVGLD, from the coding sequence GTGCGCCGTCGCCTGACCGTCGAGATCTGGATCGTGCTGGGGCTGTCCCTCGGCCGGTCCGCGGTCTACGCGATGGTCAACATGCTCGACCGGCTCACCGCCGGCCCACCGCTCGCCGACCAGTCGACGACGATCAACCAGACCATCAACGCGCGGCCCTGGCTGGACGTGATCTACCAGCTCCTGGCGATCGGCTTCGCGCTCGTCCCCGTCGCGCTCGCGCTCTACCTGCTGTCCGCCCACGGCCGCTCCGCCGTGCGGCAGATCGGCCTGACGTTCGCCCGCCCCTGGCGCGACCTGGGCATCGGCGTGGGCCTGGCCGCCGCGATCGGCGTCCCCGGGCTGGGGCTGTACGCGATCGGGCGGGTGCTGGGGATCACCGTCCAGGTCCAGCCGACGACGATCGACGACCACTGGTGGACCATCCCGCTGCTGATCCTGCTCGCGCTGAAGAACGCGCTGCTCGAGGAGGTCGTCGTCGTCGGCTACCTCATGGAGCGGCTGCGCACGCTGCGCTGGTCGGTTCCCGCGATCATCGCCGCGAGCGCGCTGCTGCGCGGCACCTACCACCTGTACCAGGGCTGGGGCGCGTTCGCGGGGAACGTGGTGATGGGCGTCGTCTTCGCCTGGTACTACCACCGCTCCCGGCGCGTGATGCCGCTCGTCGTCGCCCACACCGTCATGGACCTGACCGTCTTCGTCGGCTACGCGCTCATCCCGCCGGACTGGATCGCGGCGGTCGGGCTCGACTGA
- a CDS encoding transcriptional regulator, whose protein sequence is MPDDDLDPVIHAPARLRVVATLVGLGRGDSISFPRLQQLLDMTAGNLSTHLRKLEEAEYVTITKTFEGRQPATFVALTETGRGAFERYSRRLRALLGDAS, encoded by the coding sequence GTGCCTGACGACGACCTCGACCCCGTCATCCACGCGCCGGCACGGCTCCGCGTGGTCGCGACGCTCGTCGGGCTCGGCCGGGGCGACAGCATCTCCTTCCCGCGGCTGCAGCAGCTGCTCGACATGACCGCGGGCAACCTGTCCACCCACCTGCGCAAGCTCGAGGAGGCGGAGTACGTGACGATCACCAAGACGTTCGAAGGACGCCAGCCGGCGACGTTCGTGGCGCTGACGGAGACCGGGCGGGGCGCGTTCGAGCGCTACTCGCGCCGGCTCCGCGCGCTGCTGGGGGACGCGTCATGA
- a CDS encoding ABC transporter ATP-binding protein codes for MSAPVVELAGVTRRFGPVVALDDVSLSIRPGELVGLLGPNGAGKTTLLSLVSGLRKPDAGTVRLFGGDPRDAASRLALGTTPQETGLPQTLRVSEVIALVAGHYPDPMTTAEVLERFGLEGLARRQTGGLSGGQKRRLAVALALVGRPRLVLLDEPTTGLDVEARHILWQALRDYHADGATVVLTSHYLEEVEALARRVVVVGQGRVLADGDLPSVLALVARRRVLVTVPAAARATVAALPGAGDVEAQPPGAGGAAEPAGHDEVRLTVLAADADALVRGLVGTGVPFRDLEVRGASLEEAFLTLTAPDAAARPAPHGTRPGVAADDLEVTR; via the coding sequence ATGAGCGCGCCGGTCGTGGAGCTCGCCGGCGTGACGCGCCGGTTCGGGCCCGTGGTCGCGCTCGACGACGTGTCGCTGAGCATCCGGCCCGGCGAGCTCGTCGGGCTGCTGGGACCCAACGGCGCCGGCAAGACGACGCTGCTCAGCCTGGTCAGCGGGCTCCGCAAGCCCGACGCGGGAACGGTCCGGCTGTTCGGGGGCGACCCGCGCGACGCGGCGTCCCGGCTCGCGCTCGGCACCACGCCGCAGGAGACCGGCCTGCCCCAGACGCTGCGCGTGTCCGAGGTGATCGCCCTGGTCGCCGGGCACTACCCGGACCCGATGACGACGGCGGAGGTGCTCGAGCGGTTCGGGCTCGAGGGCCTCGCGCGCCGGCAGACCGGCGGCCTGTCCGGCGGTCAGAAGCGGCGCCTGGCCGTGGCGCTCGCCCTCGTCGGGCGCCCGCGCCTGGTCCTGCTCGACGAGCCGACCACCGGCCTGGACGTCGAGGCCCGGCACATCCTGTGGCAGGCGCTGCGGGACTACCACGCGGACGGCGCGACCGTGGTGCTGACCAGCCACTACCTCGAGGAGGTCGAGGCGCTGGCCCGCCGCGTCGTGGTCGTCGGGCAGGGCCGCGTGCTCGCCGACGGCGACCTGCCGTCCGTCCTCGCGCTCGTCGCGCGCCGGCGCGTGCTGGTCACCGTGCCCGCCGCGGCACGCGCCACGGTCGCCGCGCTGCCGGGCGCGGGCGACGTGGAGGCGCAGCCGCCGGGCGCGGGAGGCGCCGCCGAGCCGGCGGGGCACGACGAGGTCCGCCTGACGGTGCTCGCCGCGGACGCCGACGCGCTGGTGCGCGGGCTCGTCGGGACGGGCGTGCCGTTCCGCGACCTCGAGGTGCGCGGCGCGTCGCTCGAGGAGGCGTTCCTGACCCTCACCGCGCCGGACGCGGCCGCGCGCCCGGCCCCGCACGGGACCAGGCCGGGCGTGGCCGCGGACGACCTGGAGGTGACCCGATGA
- a CDS encoding ABC transporter permease — MTAERTTARTPAAARTRPFWRLAILHARLGFVETIRIPIAVLGNLLFPALALIFFVVPQRAIADDPVLATAAVAQLGVFAVMSTCLFSFGAGVSEDRQQPFDPYLRTLPAGPGPRLTGRVLNGLVWSYIALVPVVLVGWLLTAASMSPAQALATVVLVVGAAVPFLLLGLAIGYRLSAKAAIAVVQAVLFPLAFAGGLFMPPEVFPDWLDALSKALPSRALRDLVVQVTTGVDAYALAVPVLVGWTLVFAALAAAAYRADEGRRFR, encoded by the coding sequence ATGACCGCGGAGCGGACGACAGCGAGGACCCCCGCCGCAGCGCGCACGCGGCCGTTCTGGCGGCTCGCGATCCTGCACGCCCGGCTCGGCTTCGTCGAGACGATCCGCATCCCGATCGCCGTGCTGGGCAACCTGCTGTTCCCGGCGCTCGCGCTGATCTTCTTCGTCGTGCCGCAGCGCGCGATCGCGGACGACCCCGTGCTGGCCACCGCGGCCGTCGCGCAGCTCGGCGTGTTCGCGGTCATGTCCACGTGCCTGTTCTCGTTCGGCGCCGGCGTCTCGGAGGACCGCCAGCAGCCGTTCGACCCCTACCTGCGCACGCTTCCCGCCGGCCCCGGCCCGCGCCTGACGGGCCGCGTGCTGAACGGACTGGTGTGGTCGTACATCGCGCTCGTCCCGGTGGTGCTCGTGGGCTGGCTCCTCACGGCCGCGAGCATGTCCCCGGCGCAGGCGCTCGCCACCGTCGTGCTCGTCGTCGGCGCCGCGGTGCCGTTCCTGCTCCTCGGCCTCGCGATCGGCTACCGGCTCTCCGCCAAGGCGGCGATCGCCGTGGTGCAGGCGGTGCTGTTCCCGCTGGCGTTCGCCGGCGGGCTGTTCATGCCGCCCGAGGTGTTCCCCGACTGGCTGGACGCGCTGTCGAAGGCGCTGCCCTCGCGGGCCCTGCGCGACCTCGTCGTCCAGGTCACCACGGGCGTCGACGCGTACGCGCTCGCGGTGCCCGTGCTGGTGGGCTGGACGCTGGTGTTCGCCGCGCTCGCGGCGGCGGCCTACCGCGCGGACGAGGGGCGCCGCTTCCGCTGA
- a CDS encoding heavy metal translocating P-type ATPase produces the protein MSNEPLVVDLAVEGMTCASCVARVEKRLQRLPGVTASVNLPLESAHVESSDPAVTSDDLVAAVAAAGYQARVTSTSHSAPAEHDDEHDDEHDDEHGAEHALSGHSMAPGHHMEPDEDTSAPTDGRGADLRRRLVVASVLTVPVLLLSMVPALQLTGWQWLVAALALPVVTWAAWPFHRAAARAARHGASTMDTLVSIGIVAATGWSLWALLLGGAGELGMTMTPSLWPRAAHEGAAPELYFEVAAVVTTFLLAGRYAEHRSRRRAGDALRSLLDLGAKDVAVLVTGADGRRTEQRVPVDRLRVDDEFVVRPGEKVATDGVVLTGESALDTSLLTGEPVPVEVGPGDQVTGATINTSGSLVVRASAVGADTRLAQIGRLVARAQTGKAPVQRLADRISAVFVPVVLVLAAGTLAAWLLSGASAQQAFTAAVAVLIIACPCALGLATPTALLVGTGRGAQLGILIKGPEILERTRRVDTVVLDKTGTVTQGRMALTDVLLPAGTQHADDARTEALRFAAAVEARAEHPIAHAVVAAWAQAGEPAPAGGTSVGADGVPIGSDEVHDFSSAAGRGVEGIVRTAHSGVGLGRRVLVGRPSWLAEKGVETVALHAGFDEAERDGATAVMVAWDGTARATLVVRDPLKDTSRQAVDELRALGLRPVLLTGDNEGAARAVAHQVGIEDVVAQVLPEDKVDVVERLQREGRTVAMVGDGVNDAAALATADLGLAMGTGTDVAIEAADVTLVRGDLRSAAQAIRLSRRTLRVIRQNLFWAFAYNVAAIPLAALGLLNPMIAGAAMAFSSVLVVGNSLRLRRFDR, from the coding sequence ATGAGCAACGAGCCCCTGGTCGTCGACCTGGCGGTCGAGGGCATGACCTGCGCCTCGTGCGTCGCGCGGGTGGAGAAGCGCCTGCAGCGCCTGCCGGGCGTGACCGCCTCCGTCAACCTGCCGCTCGAGTCCGCGCACGTGGAGTCCTCCGACCCGGCCGTCACGTCCGACGACCTGGTCGCGGCCGTCGCCGCCGCGGGGTACCAGGCGCGCGTCACGTCGACCTCGCACTCCGCTCCGGCAGAGCACGACGACGAGCACGACGACGAGCACGACGACGAGCACGGTGCGGAGCACGCGCTGTCCGGGCACTCGATGGCGCCCGGGCACCACATGGAGCCCGACGAGGACACCTCGGCCCCCACCGACGGCCGCGGCGCGGACCTGCGGCGCCGGCTCGTCGTCGCGTCCGTGCTCACGGTCCCCGTGCTGCTGCTCTCGATGGTCCCAGCCCTGCAGCTGACCGGGTGGCAGTGGCTGGTCGCCGCGCTGGCGCTGCCGGTGGTGACGTGGGCCGCGTGGCCGTTCCACCGGGCCGCGGCACGCGCCGCCCGGCACGGCGCCTCGACCATGGACACGCTGGTCAGCATCGGGATCGTCGCGGCGACCGGGTGGTCGCTGTGGGCCCTGCTGCTCGGCGGGGCGGGCGAGCTCGGCATGACGATGACGCCCTCGCTGTGGCCGCGCGCCGCGCACGAGGGGGCGGCGCCGGAGCTCTACTTCGAGGTCGCCGCGGTCGTCACCACGTTCCTGCTGGCCGGCCGCTACGCCGAGCACCGCTCCCGCCGCCGCGCGGGGGACGCGCTGCGCTCCCTGCTGGACCTGGGCGCGAAGGACGTCGCGGTCCTGGTGACCGGCGCCGACGGCCGGCGCACGGAGCAGCGCGTGCCGGTCGACCGGCTGCGGGTCGACGACGAGTTCGTCGTCCGCCCCGGCGAGAAGGTCGCGACCGACGGCGTGGTGCTCACGGGCGAGTCCGCCCTGGACACCTCGCTCCTCACGGGCGAGCCGGTGCCGGTCGAGGTCGGCCCGGGCGACCAGGTCACCGGTGCGACCATCAACACCTCGGGCTCGCTCGTCGTGCGGGCGTCCGCGGTGGGCGCGGACACGCGCCTGGCGCAGATCGGCCGGCTGGTCGCCCGCGCGCAGACGGGCAAGGCTCCCGTCCAGCGCCTCGCGGACCGGATCTCCGCGGTGTTCGTGCCCGTGGTGCTGGTGCTCGCGGCGGGCACGCTGGCCGCCTGGCTGCTGTCCGGTGCCAGCGCCCAGCAGGCGTTCACCGCGGCCGTGGCCGTGCTGATCATCGCCTGCCCCTGCGCGCTGGGCCTGGCCACCCCGACGGCGCTGCTGGTCGGCACCGGCCGGGGCGCACAGCTCGGCATCCTCATCAAGGGCCCGGAGATCCTGGAGCGCACGCGCCGGGTGGACACGGTGGTGCTCGACAAGACCGGCACGGTGACGCAGGGCCGGATGGCGCTGACCGACGTCCTGCTCCCGGCGGGCACGCAGCACGCCGACGACGCCCGCACCGAGGCGCTGCGCTTCGCGGCCGCGGTCGAGGCGCGCGCGGAGCACCCGATCGCGCACGCGGTCGTGGCCGCGTGGGCGCAGGCGGGCGAGCCGGCACCGGCGGGCGGCACGAGCGTCGGTGCGGACGGCGTACCGATCGGGTCCGACGAGGTCCACGACTTCTCCTCGGCCGCGGGCCGCGGGGTGGAGGGCATCGTCCGGACCGCCCACTCCGGCGTCGGCCTGGGCCGGCGCGTGCTCGTCGGGCGGCCGTCCTGGCTCGCGGAGAAGGGCGTCGAGACGGTCGCGCTGCACGCCGGGTTCGACGAGGCCGAGCGTGACGGCGCGACGGCCGTGATGGTCGCGTGGGACGGCACCGCGCGCGCCACGCTCGTCGTGCGGGACCCGCTCAAGGACACCTCCCGGCAGGCCGTCGACGAGCTGCGCGCGCTCGGGCTGCGGCCCGTGCTGCTCACGGGCGACAACGAGGGCGCGGCCCGCGCGGTCGCGCACCAGGTCGGCATCGAGGACGTGGTCGCGCAGGTGCTGCCGGAGGACAAGGTCGACGTCGTCGAGCGCCTGCAGCGCGAGGGGCGCACGGTGGCCATGGTCGGCGACGGCGTGAACGACGCCGCCGCGCTGGCCACCGCCGACCTGGGCCTCGCCATGGGCACCGGCACCGACGTGGCGATCGAGGCGGCCGACGTGACCCTGGTCCGCGGCGACCTGCGCTCGGCCGCGCAGGCGATCCGCCTCTCCCGGCGCACGCTGCGCGTGATCCGGCAGAACCTGTTCTGGGCGTTCGCGTACAACGTCGCGGCGATCCCGCTCGCGGCGCTCGGGCTCCTCAACCCGATGATCGCGGGCGCCGCCATGGCGTTCTCGTCCGTGCTCGTCGTCGGCAACTCGCTGCGCCTGCGCCGGTTCGACCGGTGA
- a CDS encoding heavy-metal-associated domain-containing protein, which produces MSQTTPTPGTTTFGVDGMTCGHCVHAVTTELQALPGVTGVDVDLVVGGSSRVSVTSDEPLADGAIAAAVTEAGYAVTPRRSLL; this is translated from the coding sequence ATGAGCCAGACCACCCCCACCCCCGGCACCACCACGTTCGGCGTCGACGGCATGACGTGCGGTCACTGCGTGCACGCCGTGACCACCGAGCTCCAGGCGCTCCCCGGCGTCACCGGGGTCGACGTCGACCTCGTCGTCGGCGGCTCGTCGCGCGTCTCGGTGACGTCCGACGAGCCCCTCGCCGACGGCGCGATCGCCGCGGCCGTCACGGAGGCCGGCTACGCGGTCACGCCCCGCCGCTCCCTCCTCTGA
- a CDS encoding metal-sensitive transcriptional regulator, which produces MHGYTTDKDDYLKRLRRIEGQVRGIARMVDEDTYCIDVLTQIAAVTKALQAVSIGLVEDHLGHCVVDAARRSPQEGEEKVREAADAIARLVRS; this is translated from the coding sequence GTGCACGGCTACACCACCGACAAGGACGACTACCTCAAGCGGCTGCGGCGCATCGAGGGCCAGGTACGCGGCATCGCGCGCATGGTGGACGAGGACACGTACTGCATCGACGTCCTCACGCAGATCGCCGCCGTCACCAAGGCGCTGCAGGCCGTGAGCATCGGGCTCGTCGAGGACCACCTGGGGCACTGCGTCGTCGACGCGGCGCGCCGCTCGCCGCAGGAGGGCGAGGAGAAGGTCCGCGAGGCGGCCGATGCGATCGCCCGCCTGGTCCGCAGCTGA